AGGGTCTTCAATACAACTACTTTTAGCTAAAACAATTTTATTGTTACGGACAACATCACTATTTGCTGAGAATAAACACCATGAGCCATTTGGAATCCTGCGATTCATGGATTCCCCAACAACACGAAGAACAAACATACCCTCACGAGTAGCAAATACTTCAGGCAACCTAATCCAGTTATATTCACTTGTAGCAAACTCTCCATTGGCGATAGATGCATCATAAATTGGCACATACCCTTCGTAAGGTTTTGCTTCTTCTAGAGGAACTACAGGAAAATCTAATCCCGAGTAAAGATTAACTGCATTAATAATTTCATCTTCTTTTCTTTTAGCTAGTTCTTTAAAGTACTCATTTGTCTCAGGGTCTATACAAAATATATAGCATCCCTTTTGACCACGGGTCATTAAAGTACGGTAAGTATTTTTTATGATCTCTTTGGTAACTTGCTTAGCTTCTTCAGGGCTTTCCTTTAAAAGCTTTTTAAAACCTCTAATAGATCTATCATTACTAGACCGCTTGCAAGCGTCTGTAACAACATGCCCATCTCTTACCACAAAATCTTCACCAATAATAACTCCGATATAATCCACCTCCAACCCTTGACAAGTGTGAATACAACCTACTTGATTCACTGAATTCTCAGCAATCATCCATAAACTACCATCATCAGTTAAATTCCATTGAGCCTTAAAGTTATACTTAGGAATTACAATGTCAAATACATCTTGATTTTTTTTACTCTTCCAGTCCCAGCAATATCCTGCAACCATTCGGGCTTTATTAGTCAGTCGGTTCTTGTCAAAGATAGCTTCTTTTAACTTATTAGGGTCATCAAAAACTTTCACTTCATAATCAATATCATCTAAAGTAGTGTTGGCAGTTTCACGTATTTGCAAGACATTATCGACCCAAGCTAAATATCCATCTGAGCCATTGCATCGAAACTGAGAAACTAAATCAAGTTCAGAAACTTCAGCTCCTTGTAATGATGCCCAGTATTTTATAGATGCCTCAGAACCAATATCTTTCAATGTTACTCTTTGAGCCTCATCAATAAAAAAAATACTGAGCTTAGATCCTACTATAATTTCTTTAATTTGATTTTCACCTTTATTGCCATACAGTCCTGATTTTTCATTTAGTCTATGAGACTCGTCAACTACTAACACATCAAATATATTTTCTTCGATATCTATATAGCTACCAGAACCTTTAAACATATTGTCAATATTTGATTTTTTGAGGCTTCCCGTTAACTTTTCTTTGAATACCGCCCTTGGGGCAGCATTCTTCGAGACATACTGGACCAACATCTCTCTCTTTGTCAGTTCAACCAACAAATTAATGGCAATAACCGACTTTCCAGTACCTGGC
The DNA window shown above is from Spartinivicinus poritis and carries:
- a CDS encoding DNA/RNA helicase domain-containing protein; the protein is MSGSKKETNHPSYQAWSYAALIEDYNETVRKELIQLQPCAYLHNLKSDNAVNDPFYFEYISKAPVFISPDALKLAEFLKKHVKYGDTNDIMYRIEHGSIKPSKNLADCLSSMLTGNREFVLLDEQKLVYETAIDLAHQAVKGKKQTLIVRGGPGTGKSVIAINLLVELTKREMLVQYVSKNAAPRAVFKEKLTGSLKKSNIDNMFKGSGSYIDIEENIFDVLVVDESHRLNEKSGLYGNKGENQIKEIIVGSKLSIFFIDEAQRVTLKDIGSEASIKYWASLQGAEVSELDLVSQFRCNGSDGYLAWVDNVLQIRETANTTLDDIDYEVKVFDDPNKLKEAIFDKNRLTNKARMVAGYCWDWKSKKNQDVFDIVIPKYNFKAQWNLTDDGSLWMIAENSVNQVGCIHTCQGLEVDYIGVIIGEDFVVRDGHVVTDACKRSSNDRSIRGFKKLLKESPEEAKQVTKEIIKNTYRTLMTRGQKGCYIFCIDPETNEYFKELAKRKEDEIINAVNLYSGLDFPVVPLEEAKPYEGYVPIYDASIANGEFATSEYNWIRLPEVFATREGMFVLRVVGESMNRRIPNGSWCLFSANSDVVRNNKIVLAKSSCIEDPDHGGSYTVKVYQHEKTLQDGEVVNQRVILKPDSNAYLIITIPKPLAAVYLNSMAI